A stretch of Usitatibacter palustris DNA encodes these proteins:
- the acs gene encoding acetate--CoA ligase, whose amino-acid sequence MSTIESVLSETRVFPPSETMVKQANISGMAAYEAMCKEAERDFEGFWAKLARETLLWHKPFTKTLDESNAPFFRWFHDGELNASYNCLDRHLKTQPDKVAILFEADDGKITKATYKDLYHRVCQLANALKGMGVKKGDRVLIYMPMSIEAVCAMQACARIGATHSVVFGGFSAKSVQERVIDAGAIAIITADGQFRGGKEIALKPVIDEAFALGGCDGVTNVIVYQRTGSQVAMQRGRDTWWHDAVKDQPLDCEPTWVDAEHPLFILYTSGSTGKPKGVQHSTGGYLLWAMLTMRWVFDTKPNDVFWCTADVGWVTGHTYVCYGPTAVGTTQVVFEGVPTYPDAGRFWKMIQDHKVNVFYTAPTAIRSLIKAGPDLPKKYDLSSLRILGSVGEPINPEAWMWYYTTVGNSKCPIVDTWWQTETGGHLITPLPGATPLKPGSCTMPLPGIVTDIVDETGNSVGRGKGGILVIKRPWPSMIRTIWGDPERFKKSYYPEDFKGKYYLAGDGASTDEDGYYRIMGRIDDVLNVSGHRLGTMEIESALVANSKLVAEAAVVGRPDDLTGEAVCAFVVLKGARPTGDEALKIAKELREWVTKEIGAIAKPKDIRFGDNLPKTRSGKIMRRLLRSIAKGESITQDVSTLENPAILEQLKQNL is encoded by the coding sequence ATGTCCACCATCGAGTCGGTGCTGTCGGAAACGCGCGTCTTTCCACCGTCGGAAACCATGGTGAAGCAGGCCAACATTTCCGGAATGGCCGCCTACGAGGCCATGTGCAAGGAGGCCGAACGCGATTTCGAGGGGTTCTGGGCGAAGCTCGCGCGCGAGACGCTGCTCTGGCACAAGCCCTTCACGAAGACGCTCGACGAGTCCAACGCGCCGTTCTTCCGCTGGTTCCACGACGGCGAGCTCAACGCCTCGTACAACTGCCTCGACCGGCACCTGAAGACGCAGCCCGACAAGGTCGCCATCCTCTTCGAGGCTGACGACGGCAAGATCACGAAGGCGACCTACAAGGACCTCTACCACCGCGTCTGCCAGCTCGCCAACGCCCTGAAGGGGATGGGCGTCAAGAAGGGCGACCGCGTCCTCATCTACATGCCGATGTCGATCGAGGCGGTTTGCGCGATGCAAGCCTGCGCGCGCATCGGCGCGACCCACTCCGTGGTGTTCGGCGGCTTCTCCGCGAAGAGCGTGCAGGAGCGCGTCATCGACGCCGGCGCGATCGCCATCATCACCGCCGACGGACAGTTTCGCGGCGGCAAGGAAATCGCGCTCAAGCCGGTGATCGACGAAGCCTTTGCGCTCGGCGGTTGCGATGGCGTGACCAACGTGATCGTCTACCAGCGCACGGGCTCGCAGGTCGCCATGCAGCGGGGCCGCGACACCTGGTGGCACGACGCCGTGAAGGACCAGCCGCTCGATTGCGAGCCCACCTGGGTCGATGCCGAGCATCCGCTGTTCATCCTCTACACCTCCGGCTCCACCGGCAAGCCCAAGGGCGTGCAGCACTCGACCGGCGGCTACCTGCTGTGGGCGATGCTCACGATGAGGTGGGTGTTCGACACCAAGCCCAACGACGTCTTCTGGTGCACGGCAGACGTCGGCTGGGTCACCGGCCACACGTACGTTTGCTACGGGCCCACCGCCGTGGGCACGACGCAGGTGGTCTTCGAGGGCGTGCCGACGTATCCGGACGCGGGTCGTTTCTGGAAAATGATCCAGGACCACAAGGTGAACGTGTTCTACACGGCCCCCACCGCGATCCGCTCGCTGATCAAGGCCGGCCCCGACCTTCCCAAGAAGTACGACCTGTCGAGCCTTCGCATCCTGGGCAGCGTTGGCGAGCCGATCAATCCGGAAGCGTGGATGTGGTACTACACGACGGTCGGAAATTCGAAGTGCCCCATCGTGGACACGTGGTGGCAGACCGAGACCGGCGGCCACCTCATCACGCCGCTGCCCGGCGCGACGCCGCTCAAGCCTGGTTCCTGCACGATGCCGCTGCCGGGCATCGTCACCGACATCGTCGACGAGACCGGCAACTCGGTGGGCCGCGGCAAGGGCGGGATCCTCGTGATCAAGCGTCCCTGGCCCTCGATGATCCGCACGATCTGGGGGGATCCCGAGCGCTTCAAGAAGAGCTACTACCCCGAGGACTTCAAGGGCAAGTACTACCTTGCGGGTGATGGGGCGAGCACCGACGAGGACGGCTACTACCGCATCATGGGCCGCATCGACGACGTGCTGAACGTCTCCGGGCATCGCCTGGGCACGATGGAGATCGAATCGGCGCTGGTCGCCAACTCGAAGCTCGTCGCGGAAGCGGCCGTCGTGGGCCGTCCGGACGACCTCACGGGCGAAGCGGTCTGCGCGTTCGTGGTCCTGAAGGGCGCGCGTCCCACGGGCGACGAAGCGCTGAAGATCGCGAAGGAATTGCGCGAGTGGGTCACGAAGGAGATCGGCGCGATCGCGAAACCCAAGGACATCCGCTTCGGCGACAACCTTCCCAAGACCCGCTCGGGCAAGATCATGCGGCGGCTGCTGCGCTCGATCGCCAAGGGCGAGTCGATCACCCAGGACGTCTCGACGCTGGAGAACCCGGCGATCCTGGAGCAGCTCAAGCAGAACCTCTGA
- a CDS encoding sensor histidine kinase, whose protein sequence is MLQGWVIVVASFGYIGLLFAIAYYADKRAEAGRSIIANPVIYSLSLAVYATAWTFYGSVGRAASDGVGFLPIYIGPTLMILLWWFVVRKMIRISKINRITSLADFVASRYGKSALVGGLVTVIAVIGILPYISLQLKAVSSSFQILLQYPDIVMPQKVDAATIMQDTAFYVALFMALFTIAFGTRQLDVSERHEGMVAAIAFESIVKLVAFTAVGVFVTFGMYDGVGDIFGRAAQQPELAQLMTPFGEDGVTFASWVWLTLLSMLAIVFLPRQFQVAVIENVDEKHLRKAVWLFPLYMIAINLFVLPIAFGGRLAFPEGNVDADTFVLTLPMAFQREGLALLVFIGGLSAATGMVIVETIALSTMVCNDLVMPILLRWKWLRLASRHDISSILLDIRRAAIVAILLLGYFYFRIAGEAYALVSIGLISFAAVAQFAPAIIGGLYWKGGTRIGALAGLTAGFLVWLYTLLLPAFAKSGWLGDAFLEGPFGIDLLRPSALFGLTGLDQITHAMIWSMVANVGAYMLVSLLGRQSAAEHSQATLFVDVFSQTGERGRVWRGTTSASALQTLLGRFLGPSRAAELFLAYANERGHKSVEELDADAQLVHFAEIQLAGTIGAASAHTMVATVAQEEPLGIDEVMTIIDEASQVIAYSHQLEEKQQALESATTSLKAANERLQELDRLKDDFITTVTHELRTPLTSIRAFSEILHDYPDIDPEERHRFLGLIIKESERLTRLINQVLDLAKLESGLAEWRTAELDVREIVNDAVSSTSLLFKSRGVELRTNISSYVPQVLADRDRLMQVMLNLLSNAVKFCPEGTGQVQIDVSEAAGDVRVVVQDNGIGIDRSHQAFLFEKFRQVGDTLTEKPAGTGLGLAICRQIVDHFGGRLWVESEPGRGSAFSFTLPAAIGPSGMFGSGPSV, encoded by the coding sequence ATGCTCCAGGGCTGGGTCATCGTCGTCGCCTCGTTCGGCTATATCGGGCTGCTGTTCGCGATCGCCTATTACGCGGACAAGCGCGCCGAGGCCGGCCGCTCGATCATCGCCAATCCCGTGATCTACAGCCTGTCGCTCGCGGTGTACGCGACGGCGTGGACGTTCTACGGAAGTGTGGGCCGCGCCGCGAGCGATGGCGTGGGGTTCCTGCCGATCTACATCGGCCCCACGCTGATGATCCTGCTGTGGTGGTTCGTGGTGCGCAAGATGATCCGCATCAGCAAGATCAACCGCATCACCTCGCTCGCGGACTTCGTGGCGTCGCGCTACGGCAAGAGCGCGCTGGTGGGCGGGCTGGTGACGGTGATCGCGGTGATCGGGATCCTCCCGTACATCTCGCTGCAGCTCAAAGCCGTGTCATCGAGCTTCCAGATCCTGCTCCAGTACCCCGATATCGTCATGCCGCAGAAGGTGGACGCGGCCACGATCATGCAGGACACCGCCTTCTACGTCGCGCTCTTCATGGCGCTCTTCACGATCGCCTTCGGAACGCGGCAGCTGGATGTGAGCGAGCGCCACGAGGGCATGGTCGCGGCCATCGCGTTCGAGTCCATCGTGAAGCTGGTCGCATTCACCGCGGTCGGTGTGTTCGTCACATTCGGCATGTACGACGGTGTGGGCGACATCTTCGGCCGCGCCGCGCAGCAGCCGGAGCTCGCGCAGCTGATGACGCCCTTTGGCGAGGACGGCGTCACGTTCGCGAGCTGGGTGTGGCTCACGCTCCTGTCGATGCTCGCGATCGTCTTCCTGCCGCGCCAGTTCCAGGTCGCGGTGATCGAGAACGTCGACGAGAAGCACCTGCGCAAGGCGGTGTGGCTCTTTCCGCTCTACATGATCGCGATCAACCTCTTCGTGCTGCCGATCGCTTTCGGTGGACGCCTCGCATTTCCCGAAGGCAACGTCGACGCCGACACTTTCGTGCTCACTTTGCCCATGGCGTTCCAGCGCGAGGGCCTGGCACTGCTGGTGTTCATCGGCGGCCTCTCCGCGGCCACGGGCATGGTGATCGTGGAGACCATCGCCCTCTCGACGATGGTCTGCAACGACCTCGTGATGCCGATCCTGCTTCGCTGGAAGTGGCTCAGGCTCGCGTCGCGGCACGACATCTCGTCGATCCTGCTCGACATCCGGCGCGCGGCGATCGTCGCCATCCTCCTGCTGGGCTACTTCTACTTCCGGATCGCGGGCGAGGCGTACGCGCTCGTTTCGATCGGCCTGATCTCGTTCGCGGCGGTGGCGCAGTTCGCCCCCGCGATCATCGGCGGCCTCTACTGGAAGGGTGGCACGCGCATCGGCGCGCTCGCAGGCCTCACGGCCGGATTCCTCGTGTGGCTCTACACGCTGCTGCTGCCCGCGTTCGCGAAGTCGGGCTGGCTGGGCGATGCGTTCCTGGAAGGACCCTTCGGGATCGACCTGCTGCGTCCGTCGGCGCTCTTCGGGCTCACGGGCCTCGACCAGATTACCCACGCGATGATCTGGAGCATGGTCGCCAACGTCGGCGCCTACATGCTCGTCTCGCTGCTGGGTCGCCAGAGTGCGGCCGAGCACAGCCAGGCCACGCTGTTCGTCGATGTGTTCTCGCAGACGGGCGAGCGCGGGCGCGTCTGGCGCGGGACGACCTCCGCTTCGGCGCTGCAGACGTTGCTGGGCCGCTTCCTCGGCCCGTCGCGCGCCGCCGAGCTCTTCCTCGCCTACGCCAACGAGCGCGGCCACAAGTCGGTCGAGGAACTCGATGCGGATGCGCAGCTCGTGCACTTTGCCGAGATCCAGCTCGCCGGCACGATCGGCGCGGCCTCGGCGCACACGATGGTCGCGACCGTTGCGCAGGAAGAGCCGCTGGGCATCGACGAGGTGATGACCATCATCGACGAGGCCTCGCAGGTGATCGCCTACAGCCACCAGCTCGAGGAAAAGCAGCAGGCCCTCGAATCCGCCACCACGAGCCTGAAGGCCGCCAACGAGCGGCTGCAGGAGCTCGATCGCCTGAAGGACGACTTCATCACGACGGTGACGCACGAGCTGCGCACGCCGCTCACCTCGATCCGCGCGTTCTCGGAGATCCTGCACGACTACCCCGACATCGATCCCGAGGAGCGCCATCGCTTCCTCGGTCTCATCATCAAGGAATCGGAGCGCCTCACGCGCCTCATCAACCAGGTGCTCGACCTCGCGAAGCTCGAATCGGGTCTCGCCGAGTGGCGCACGGCCGAGCTCGACGTTCGCGAAATCGTGAACGACGCCGTAAGCTCGACCAGCCTGCTTTTCAAGAGCCGCGGCGTCGAGCTGCGGACCAACATCTCGTCCTATGTCCCGCAAGTCCTTGCCGATCGCGACCGCCTCATGCAGGTGATGCTGAACTTGCTGTCGAATGCGGTGAAGTTCTGCCCGGAAGGCACGGGCCAGGTTCAGATCGATGTGTCCGAGGCGGCCGGTGACGTTCGCGTCGTCGTCCAGGACAACGGCATCGGCATCGATCGTTCGCACCAGGCCTTCCTGTTCGAGAAGTTCCGGCAGGTGGGCGATACGTTGACCGAGAAGCCCGCGGGAACGGGCCTGGGTCTCGCGATCTGCCGCCAGATCGTTGACCACTTCGGCGGGCGTCTCTGGGTCGAGAGCGAGCCCGGTCGCGGCTCGGCGTTCTCCTTCACGCTTCCCGCGGCGATCGGGCCGTCGGGCATGTTCGGGTCGGGGCCTAGCGTATGA
- a CDS encoding response regulator transcription factor, which yields MTEQVVHVVDDDESTRELMAWLMRKEAIPCRTHGDPRAFLAAVGPTSSGCLVLDLHMPGMTGLDIQRTLKERGVDLPIIFLSGRADVPRAVEAVKSGAIDFVEKPFDYKRIVALIRECLKRDAKASTDRQRRHVVAARIAQLTQREHEVLERVVAGQLNRVIAEGLDISIKTVEAHRAHIMEKLEVGSVAELVQATLEWKALSERGR from the coding sequence GTGACCGAGCAAGTCGTGCACGTGGTCGACGACGACGAGTCGACGCGCGAGCTCATGGCCTGGCTGATGCGCAAGGAAGCCATCCCCTGCCGGACCCACGGCGATCCCCGGGCCTTTCTCGCGGCCGTCGGGCCCACAAGCTCGGGGTGCCTCGTGCTGGACCTGCACATGCCGGGCATGACGGGGCTCGATATCCAGCGAACCCTCAAGGAACGCGGCGTCGACCTGCCGATCATTTTCCTCTCGGGGCGCGCGGACGTGCCGCGGGCCGTCGAAGCCGTGAAGAGCGGCGCCATCGACTTTGTCGAGAAGCCATTCGACTACAAGCGCATCGTCGCGCTCATCCGCGAATGCCTGAAGCGCGATGCCAAGGCCAGTACTGACCGGCAACGCCGCCATGTGGTGGCGGCGCGGATCGCGCAGCTCACGCAACGGGAGCACGAAGTGCTCGAGCGGGTCGTGGCCGGCCAGCTCAACCGCGTGATCGCCGAGGGCCTCGACATCAGCATCAAGACGGTCGAGGCGCACCGCGCGCACATCATGGAGAAGCTCGAAGTCGGCTCGGTGGCCGAGCTCGTGCAGGCGACGCTGGAGTGGAAAGCCCTCAGCGAGCGGGGGCGGTAG
- a CDS encoding tetratricopeptide repeat protein: MNFESRRHYWRGRFFLLVNRPARALEGFEAALASDPSNVKAANSLGFAYGLLGKDALALQSFRRALAIADNAVTWFDIGFIHERMQQYPQAIEAFEKAVALSPKIDRAWYGLGMAHAHLGQHVKAAAALENAAELQPMNPHAWYALGMAYYVLGESDKLAAARAHLDRFDPKMALRLGKETGTES; encoded by the coding sequence ATGAACTTCGAATCCAGGCGCCACTACTGGCGCGGCCGCTTCTTCCTGCTCGTGAACCGTCCTGCCCGCGCCCTCGAAGGGTTCGAGGCGGCGCTCGCGTCGGATCCCTCGAACGTGAAGGCCGCCAACAGCCTGGGCTTCGCCTACGGCCTGCTCGGCAAGGACGCGCTCGCGCTGCAGAGCTTCCGCAGGGCGCTGGCGATCGCGGACAACGCCGTGACCTGGTTCGACATCGGATTCATCCACGAGCGCATGCAGCAATACCCGCAGGCGATCGAGGCGTTCGAGAAGGCCGTCGCCCTCAGCCCGAAGATCGACCGCGCGTGGTACGGGCTGGGGATGGCGCACGCTCACCTTGGCCAGCACGTCAAGGCGGCCGCCGCGCTCGAGAACGCCGCGGAGCTGCAACCGATGAACCCGCACGCGTGGTACGCGCTGGGAATGGCCTATTACGTCCTCGGCGAATCCGACAAGCTTGCCGCGGCGCGGGCGCACCTGGACCGCTTCGATCCGAAAATGGCGCTGCGGCTGGGCAAGGAAACCGGGACGGAAAGCTGA
- a CDS encoding sodium:solute symporter family protein, with protein sequence MNQAAFSHKAFFSQLKKYYAFYTVGFLTFLVALAIAEQMGMSRRWIGYWFLFATIALYAGIGIMSRTVDAAEYYVAGRRVPAFFNGMATGADWMSAASFIGMAGTLYLSGFDGLAFVMGWTGGYVLVALFLAPYLRKFGQFTIPDFLGERYGGNIVRSIGIFAAILCSFTYVVAQIYGVGLITSRFTGLEFGVGVFVGLGGILVCSFLGGMRAVTWTQVAQYIILIIAYMTPVVWLSMKYTGNPIPQLAYGQVLQKVTEREKQLTTDPKELEVRGIFKARSDAADAKLKGLPASYDTEKAAVAKKLEDLKTASAPGGEIAAAEKAVADFPKDAVAAKAAWTKEKGLSARAGPPKPHATPYPGKDEKAQSIARLNFIGIVFCMMFGTAALPHILMRYYTTPSVRQARQSVTWSLFFIFLLYFTAPALAVLAKYDVYHFLVGSNFASLPNWAANWAKVDPSLLSITDINKDGIVQLAEIVLGGDIIVLATPEIAGLPYVVSGLVAAGGLAAALSTADGLLLTIANALSHDLYYKMIDPSATTARRVTVSKILLLVVALVAAYVTSLKPGDILFLVGAAFSLAASAFFPALVLGVFWKRANKWGAIVGMLAGLGICMYYMVRTYPFFGGVAANQWFDLAPISAGMLGMPVGLLTIVVVSLITPAPGPKVQELVEHVRYPHLKGDIDTQGT encoded by the coding sequence ATGAACCAGGCCGCTTTCAGCCACAAGGCATTCTTCTCGCAACTCAAGAAGTACTACGCGTTCTACACGGTCGGCTTTCTCACCTTCCTGGTGGCCCTCGCGATCGCCGAGCAGATGGGCATGTCGCGCCGCTGGATAGGCTACTGGTTCCTGTTCGCCACGATCGCGCTGTATGCGGGCATCGGGATCATGAGCCGCACGGTGGACGCAGCCGAGTACTACGTCGCGGGACGACGCGTGCCAGCCTTCTTCAACGGCATGGCCACCGGCGCGGACTGGATGAGCGCCGCCTCCTTCATCGGGATGGCGGGTACGCTTTACCTGTCCGGCTTCGACGGCCTCGCGTTCGTGATGGGATGGACGGGCGGATACGTGCTGGTCGCGCTGTTCCTCGCGCCTTACCTGCGAAAGTTCGGCCAGTTCACGATTCCCGACTTTCTCGGCGAACGCTACGGCGGGAACATCGTCCGCTCGATCGGCATCTTCGCGGCGATCCTGTGCTCGTTCACCTATGTGGTGGCGCAGATCTACGGTGTCGGCCTGATCACGAGCCGGTTCACCGGCCTCGAGTTCGGCGTCGGCGTGTTCGTGGGTCTCGGCGGCATCCTGGTGTGCTCGTTCCTCGGCGGCATGCGCGCGGTCACGTGGACCCAGGTGGCGCAGTACATCATCCTGATCATCGCGTACATGACGCCCGTGGTCTGGTTGTCAATGAAGTACACCGGCAACCCGATCCCGCAGCTCGCATACGGCCAGGTGCTCCAGAAGGTCACGGAGCGTGAGAAGCAGCTCACCACGGATCCCAAGGAACTCGAGGTGCGCGGGATCTTCAAGGCGCGCTCTGACGCGGCCGATGCGAAGCTGAAGGGCCTGCCCGCTTCCTACGACACCGAGAAGGCCGCGGTGGCGAAAAAGCTGGAAGACCTCAAGACGGCGTCGGCCCCGGGTGGCGAGATCGCGGCAGCCGAAAAGGCCGTCGCGGACTTCCCGAAGGACGCGGTTGCTGCGAAGGCTGCGTGGACCAAGGAGAAGGGCCTCTCGGCCCGCGCCGGTCCGCCCAAGCCGCACGCAACGCCGTACCCGGGCAAGGATGAAAAAGCGCAGAGCATCGCGCGGCTGAACTTCATCGGCATCGTGTTCTGCATGATGTTCGGCACCGCAGCGCTTCCCCACATCCTGATGCGCTACTACACGACGCCCAGCGTTCGCCAGGCGCGCCAATCGGTGACGTGGTCGCTGTTCTTCATCTTCCTGCTTTACTTCACCGCACCGGCGCTCGCCGTGCTAGCCAAGTACGACGTCTACCACTTCCTGGTAGGCAGCAACTTTGCGAGCCTGCCAAACTGGGCGGCGAACTGGGCGAAGGTCGATCCATCCCTGCTGTCGATCACGGACATCAACAAGGACGGCATCGTGCAACTCGCGGAGATCGTGCTGGGCGGCGACATCATCGTGCTCGCCACGCCGGAAATCGCGGGCCTGCCGTATGTCGTGTCCGGCCTGGTGGCCGCGGGTGGCCTGGCTGCGGCGCTGTCGACCGCGGACGGACTGCTGCTCACGATCGCCAACGCCCTGTCGCATGACCTCTACTACAAGATGATCGACCCCTCCGCCACGACGGCTCGCCGCGTGACGGTCTCGAAGATCCTCCTGCTGGTGGTGGCCCTTGTGGCGGCGTACGTGACCTCGCTCAAGCCTGGAGACATTCTGTTCCTGGTCGGTGCCGCGTTCTCGCTCGCTGCGTCCGCGTTCTTCCCGGCCCTCGTGTTGGGGGTGTTCTGGAAGCGCGCGAACAAGTGGGGTGCGATCGTCGGCATGTTGGCGGGATTGGGGATTTGCATGTACTACATGGTGCGCACCTACCCGTTCTTCGGCGGCGTGGCGGCAAACCAGTGGTTCGACCTCGCGCCGATCTCGGCGGGCATGCTCGGCATGCCGGTGGGCCTGCTCACGATCGTCGTGGTCAGCCTGATCACGCCGGCGCCCGGCCCGAAGGTCCAGGAGCTGGTCGAGCACGTGCGCTACCCGCACCTGAAGGGCGACATCGATACCCAGGGGACCTGA
- a CDS encoding DUF4212 domain-containing protein gives MELTEQHREYWRKNLVITSILLAIWFVVTFVEAWFARELNSITFLSFPLGFYMSAQGSLAIYVILIGVYAWYMNRLDIQYGVDEGEDV, from the coding sequence ATGGAACTTACCGAACAGCATCGGGAGTATTGGCGTAAGAACCTGGTGATCACGTCAATCCTGCTGGCCATCTGGTTCGTCGTCACTTTCGTCGAAGCATGGTTTGCGCGGGAGCTGAACAGCATTACTTTCCTCAGCTTTCCGCTCGGCTTCTACATGTCCGCCCAAGGCTCGCTGGCGATCTACGTGATCCTCATCGGCGTCTATGCCTGGTACATGAATCGACTGGACATCCAGTACGGCGTGGATGAAGGAGAAGACGTATGA
- a CDS encoding response regulator transcription factor — translation MAKKVLIADDEPSIVASLEFLMARSGYEVRIARDGEEALALVASFLPDLVLLDVMMPRRSGYEVCQRMRERPEWRDIKIVVLSAKGREAEVGKGLAAGADAYVIKPFSNRELVEKVGELLAA, via the coding sequence ATGGCCAAGAAGGTTTTGATCGCCGACGACGAGCCGAGCATCGTGGCCTCGCTCGAGTTCCTCATGGCCCGCAGCGGCTATGAGGTGCGGATCGCGCGCGATGGCGAGGAAGCGCTCGCCCTCGTGGCGTCCTTCCTTCCCGACCTGGTCCTGCTCGACGTGATGATGCCCCGGCGCAGCGGCTACGAGGTGTGCCAGCGCATGCGCGAACGGCCGGAGTGGCGCGACATCAAGATCGTCGTGCTGTCGGCCAAGGGGCGCGAGGCGGAGGTTGGCAAAGGCCTGGCCGCCGGCGCCGACGCCTACGTGATCAAGCCCTTTTCCAACCGGGAACTGGTCGAAAAGGTCGGGGAACTGCTGGCCGCCTAA
- the lptG gene encoding LPS export ABC transporter permease LptG has translation MLFRYFAREILLTTALVLAALLTLFAFFDLIRELDDLGRGNYRLNAMLGYVALSLPSHAYVILPAAGLIGTLFALARMAEHSELTVMRASGLSLSQLALHVAGAGLVLAVVTVVAGEFVAPFTEEAAKGLRLKATRSIVAREFRSGFWVKDDRSFVNIQDVTPDTTLLNLRIYEFDRAHRLSAISRAESGTYAGQNKWALTNVELTRFVGDNAVLERLPKMMWTSVLSPDILSVLKIVPEKMSALNLRAYIEHLRDNRQKTTRYEIALWNKLLYPVAAIVMMVLAIPFALGSTRAGGVGARVVLGILLGLVFHFAGRLFSHVGVLNDWPAILSAGLPLAIFVAVAGGGLLRAEKR, from the coding sequence TTGCTCTTCCGCTACTTCGCCCGCGAGATTCTCCTCACCACCGCCCTGGTGCTCGCGGCGTTGCTCACGCTGTTCGCGTTCTTCGATCTTATCCGCGAGCTCGACGACCTGGGCCGGGGCAACTACCGGCTGAACGCGATGCTCGGGTACGTCGCGCTTTCCCTTCCGTCGCACGCCTACGTGATCCTGCCCGCCGCGGGCCTGATCGGGACGCTCTTCGCGCTCGCGCGGATGGCCGAGCACTCGGAACTCACGGTGATGCGGGCATCCGGCCTGTCGCTCTCCCAACTGGCGTTGCACGTGGCGGGGGCCGGACTCGTGCTGGCAGTCGTGACAGTCGTCGCCGGGGAGTTCGTCGCGCCCTTCACGGAGGAGGCGGCCAAGGGATTGCGCCTCAAGGCCACGCGCTCGATCGTCGCGCGCGAATTCCGCTCCGGCTTCTGGGTGAAGGACGACCGCAGCTTCGTGAACATCCAGGACGTGACGCCCGACACGACCCTGCTCAACCTTCGGATCTACGAGTTCGATCGCGCGCACCGGCTCTCGGCCATCAGCCGCGCCGAGTCGGGAACCTACGCCGGGCAGAACAAATGGGCGCTCACCAACGTGGAGCTCACGCGCTTCGTGGGCGACAACGCGGTGCTCGAGCGGCTGCCGAAAATGATGTGGACCTCGGTGCTGTCGCCCGACATCCTTTCCGTCCTGAAGATCGTTCCCGAGAAGATGTCCGCGCTGAACCTGCGCGCGTACATCGAGCACCTGCGCGACAACCGGCAGAAGACCACGCGCTACGAGATTGCGCTCTGGAACAAGCTGCTCTATCCGGTGGCGGCCATCGTGATGATGGTCCTCGCGATTCCCTTTGCGCTGGGGTCCACGCGAGCCGGCGGCGTCGGCGCGCGTGTGGTCCTCGGCATCCTGCTCGGCCTCGTATTCCACTTCGCGGGGCGGCTGTTCTCGCACGTGGGCGTGCTCAACGACTGGCCCGCGATCCTCTCGGCCGGGTTGCCGCTCGCGATCTTCGTGGCAGTGGCTGGCGGAGGGTTGCTCCGCGCGGAGAAACGCTAG
- a CDS encoding RDD family protein, whose translation MSDASGLRAPTFHRRLASGLYELLILVAVVLIATFPFLAIVGGDATFGWRRHFLQLWVLGVVGGYLVGFWTHGGQTLAMKTWRIRLVREDGGQVSTGRAIHRYLLALLGLAAAGLGFLWAFFDRDRQFLHDRLAGTALVAA comes from the coding sequence GTGAGCGATGCAAGCGGGCTGCGCGCGCCGACGTTTCACCGGCGCCTCGCGAGCGGCCTCTACGAACTGTTGATCCTCGTGGCGGTGGTCCTCATCGCCACGTTCCCGTTCCTCGCGATCGTCGGTGGTGACGCGACCTTCGGATGGCGCCGTCACTTTCTGCAGTTGTGGGTGCTAGGCGTCGTGGGCGGGTACCTCGTCGGGTTCTGGACCCACGGGGGGCAGACACTCGCGATGAAAACATGGCGCATTCGCCTGGTGCGGGAAGACGGCGGCCAGGTCAGCACGGGCCGCGCAATCCACCGCTACCTGCTCGCGCTGCTCGGCCTTGCGGCCGCGGGCCTGGGATTCCTCTGGGCATTCTTCGATCGCGACCGCCAGTTCCTGCACGACCGCCTTGCCGGCACGGCACTCGTCGCGGCCTAG
- a CDS encoding DUF3106 domain-containing protein, producing the protein MLRNALRLAIAALLLPAAFALAAADRDLTTPTTPWSNLNPADRQVLAPLAGEWDRMPGYQQQRLLSAAKQYPKMQPIQRERFQERIHDWAAMSPDQRKAARETFQGMKKLPPEKQHELKERWLKKREAQQAPGGQQAPGGQQAPGRQQAPGGKPQ; encoded by the coding sequence ATGCTCCGGAACGCGCTTCGCCTCGCCATTGCGGCCCTGCTGTTGCCGGCCGCCTTTGCCTTGGCCGCCGCCGATCGGGACCTCACGACGCCAACCACGCCGTGGTCGAATCTCAACCCGGCGGACCGGCAGGTCCTCGCGCCGCTCGCGGGCGAGTGGGATCGCATGCCCGGCTACCAGCAGCAGCGCCTGCTCTCCGCCGCGAAGCAGTACCCCAAGATGCAGCCCATCCAGCGCGAACGTTTCCAGGAGCGCATCCACGACTGGGCCGCGATGAGCCCGGATCAGCGCAAGGCCGCGCGCGAAACCTTCCAGGGCATGAAGAAGCTGCCTCCGGAAAAACAGCACGAGCTCAAGGAACGCTGGCTCAAGAAGCGCGAAGCCCAGCAAGCTCCCGGCGGACAGCAAGCTCCCGGCGGACAGCAGGCTCCAGGCCGCCAGCAGGCTCCCGGCGGCAAGCCGCAGTGA